Sequence from the Longimicrobium sp. genome:
TGTACTTCCGCGCCGACTGGTGCGGCGTCTGCCACGAGAAGAGCCCCGTGGTCGACCAGGTCGCCGCCGACGCCGGCCTCCCGCTGGAGGTGGTGGACTGGGAGACGGAGGAGGGGCAGACCCGCGCGCTGGGGCTGCGCGTGTCCGGCGTGCCCACGCTGGCGCTGGTGGACGGCGAGCGCGTGCGCTTCCGGCTGGTGGGCAGCGCGATCACGCCCGAGACCGTCGCGCACCTGATCGGCATGTACCGCCCGC
This genomic interval carries:
- a CDS encoding thioredoxin family protein, which gives rise to MSENEMKLMYFRADWCGVCHEKSPVVDQVAADAGLPLEVVDWETEEGQTRALGLRVSGVPTLALVDGERVRFRLVGSAITPETVAHLIGMYRPRQGGGDGDR